From one Catenuloplanes nepalensis genomic stretch:
- the ppgK gene encoding polyphosphate--glucose phosphotransferase, giving the protein MILGIDIGGSGIKGAPVDIEAGALLADRFRIETPQPADVERVAKAVGEVAARFGDTDRVGVTFPGVVVRGVTKTAANVDKSWLGADAAGLFTEAVGRPVTVLNDADAAGVAEMRFGAGRGVTGTVLMLTFGTGIGTALFVDGTLVPNTELGHLELDGVDAETRAADRAREAEDLSWPDWAARVERYLRHIDMLLQPGLIIIGGGVSKKAEKFLPLIDLRTPVVPAQLLNNAGIIGAAALAAESV; this is encoded by the coding sequence GTGATCTTGGGTATCGACATCGGCGGTTCCGGCATCAAGGGTGCGCCGGTCGACATCGAGGCCGGCGCGCTGCTGGCGGACCGTTTCCGGATCGAGACTCCGCAGCCGGCCGACGTCGAGCGGGTGGCCAAGGCGGTCGGCGAGGTCGCCGCGCGCTTCGGCGACACCGACCGGGTCGGCGTGACGTTCCCGGGCGTGGTCGTCCGCGGCGTCACCAAGACCGCCGCGAACGTGGACAAGTCCTGGCTCGGCGCGGACGCGGCCGGACTGTTCACCGAGGCGGTCGGCCGCCCGGTCACGGTGCTCAACGACGCGGACGCGGCCGGCGTGGCCGAGATGCGCTTCGGCGCCGGGCGCGGCGTGACCGGCACCGTGCTGATGCTGACGTTCGGCACCGGCATCGGCACCGCGCTCTTCGTCGACGGCACGCTGGTGCCGAACACCGAGCTCGGCCACCTGGAGCTGGACGGCGTGGACGCGGAGACGCGCGCGGCCGACCGGGCCCGCGAGGCCGAGGACCTGTCCTGGCCGGACTGGGCCGCGCGGGTGGAGCGCTACCTGCGGCACATCGACATGCTGCTGCAGCCCGGCCTGATCATCATCGGCGGCGGCGTCAGCAAGAAGGCGGAGAAGTTCCTGCCGCTGATCGACCTGCGCACCCCGGTGGTCCCGGCCCAGTTGCTCAACAACGCGGGCATCATCGGCGCGGCCGCGCTGGCCGCCGAGTCCGTCTGA
- a CDS encoding ArsR/SmtB family transcription factor → MHAFDILGDPVRRRILELLADGERAAGEIGAVVQAEFGISQPAVSQHLKVLREHGFARVRSEGTRRLYAVEPAPLREVDAWLEHFRGFWAQRLDALGTELARGRRARRIESGGEGSEGSEGPEGGVSA, encoded by the coding sequence GTGCACGCGTTCGACATCCTGGGCGACCCGGTCCGCCGCCGGATTCTGGAGCTGCTCGCGGACGGTGAGCGGGCTGCCGGCGAGATCGGCGCGGTAGTGCAGGCCGAGTTCGGGATCAGCCAGCCGGCGGTCTCCCAGCACCTCAAGGTGCTGCGTGAGCACGGCTTCGCCCGGGTGCGCTCGGAGGGGACCCGCCGGCTCTACGCGGTCGAGCCGGCGCCGCTGCGCGAGGTGGACGCGTGGCTGGAGCACTTCCGCGGCTTCTGGGCGCAGCGGCTGGACGCGCTCGGCACCGAGCTGGCCCGTGGCCGCCGTGCCCGCCGCATCGAGTCCGGGGGCGAGGGCTCCGAGGGCTCGGAAGGCCCCGAGGGCGGCGTCTCCGCCTGA